The following coding sequences lie in one Candidatus Nitrospira allomarina genomic window:
- a CDS encoding 2Fe-2S iron-sulfur cluster-binding protein — protein MPDTLDKKNTLDQEESLQPKMVTVEIEGKPFQVPAGITLIKALWYAGQDVIRGVGCLGGFCGACATYYRTKDDPKVKTCLACSMAVEDGMSFSFMPAFPARKATYNLLELKDPKQDLFTLYPEAPLCRNCNACTEACPQNIDVREGVWKAVFGDFKAVSEMFMDCVMCGMCAPVCIADIAPNLVALYASRAQGVHFTEKPEGLSKRIQEITDGHFQQEWDRILKLSDEELQNTSAATT, from the coding sequence ATGCCTGACACATTGGATAAAAAAAATACTTTGGATCAAGAAGAGAGTCTCCAACCTAAGATGGTTACCGTGGAGATTGAAGGGAAACCGTTCCAGGTTCCCGCCGGTATCACCCTGATCAAGGCCTTGTGGTATGCAGGGCAGGATGTGATTCGTGGAGTTGGATGCCTAGGCGGGTTCTGTGGAGCCTGTGCGACCTATTACCGTACGAAAGACGATCCCAAGGTCAAAACCTGTTTGGCCTGTTCGATGGCAGTCGAGGATGGCATGTCCTTTTCGTTTATGCCGGCTTTTCCGGCGAGAAAAGCGACCTACAACCTTCTTGAGCTCAAAGACCCTAAGCAGGATTTGTTTACGCTCTATCCCGAAGCCCCCTTATGCCGGAACTGTAATGCTTGCACAGAAGCCTGCCCACAAAATATCGATGTACGGGAAGGGGTGTGGAAAGCGGTGTTTGGAGATTTTAAAGCGGTCTCTGAAATGTTCATGGATTGTGTCATGTGTGGAATGTGCGCGCCCGTTTGTATTGCTGATATTGCTCCCAACCTGGTCGCGCTCTATGCCAGTCGGGCTCAAGGCGTGCATTTCACCGAAAAACCGGAAGGCCTCTCGAAACGTATTCAAGAGATTACCGATGGACATTTTCAGCAGGAGTGGGATCGTATCCTCAAGTTGTCCGATGAGGAATTGCAAAATACCTCCGCGGCCACAACCTAA
- a CDS encoding aconitate hydratase: MSLEMVKKLYASMPGIVDKARKKFGRPLTLTEKILVSHADDFDTQVWERGKAMLALRPDRVAMQDATAQMAMLQFMQAGKEKVAVPSTIHCDHLIRAEVGSEKDLLRACDENREVYNFLASAAKKYGIGFWKPGAGIIHQVVLENYAFPGGLIIGTDSHTPNGGGLGMLAIGVGGADAGEVMAGLPWEVLHPKLIGVKLTGKLNGWASPKDVILYICGLLTVKGGTNKIVEYFGPGAETISATGKGTITNMGAELGATTSIFPFDEKMVAYLNITERADIAKLAAANRSMLVADPEVYQSPEKYFDEIVEIDLSTLEPHVVGPHTPDLARPISKMAAEAKEKGYPVQLKATLVGSCTNSSYEDIGRAAHIAKQGLQAGLKAKTAFLVSPGSERIYHTMKREGFLETFESMGATVLANACGPCIGQWKRADAVKGKADSIVSTFNRNFPGRNDGVSETLSFLASPEVVTAYAFSGDLGFDPIKGTLKTADGKDFKFEAPQGDELPAKGFAKGEEGLVQPAEDGSKLQVDIPPTSERLQLLKPFPKWDGKDFEKLPLLIKTKGKTTTDHISPAGPWLKFRGHLDKISDNMFLGANNAFADEAGKANDVLTGESGLTPAQVARRYKEKGLGSFVVGDENYGEGSSREHAAMSPRFLGVQAVLTKSFARIHETNLKKQGILALTFADPKDYDQIEQEDRISVKGLSGLAPGKPVQVVLHKKNGQEVVIQANHSMTEQQITWFKAGSALNALN, encoded by the coding sequence ATGTCCCTAGAAATGGTCAAAAAACTATATGCTTCAATGCCGGGAATTGTGGACAAAGCTCGCAAAAAATTTGGGCGGCCTCTCACGCTGACAGAAAAGATCCTGGTCAGCCATGCGGATGATTTCGATACACAAGTCTGGGAGCGTGGAAAGGCCATGTTGGCTCTTCGTCCCGATCGAGTCGCGATGCAGGATGCGACAGCTCAAATGGCCATGTTGCAATTTATGCAAGCGGGAAAAGAAAAAGTTGCTGTTCCGAGTACTATCCATTGCGATCACTTGATCAGGGCTGAAGTCGGATCGGAAAAGGATCTTTTGCGCGCATGTGATGAAAACCGGGAAGTCTATAATTTTCTTGCCTCGGCTGCGAAAAAATATGGGATCGGATTCTGGAAGCCTGGAGCCGGGATCATCCATCAGGTGGTGTTGGAAAATTATGCATTTCCTGGAGGATTGATCATTGGAACCGATTCACACACGCCAAACGGTGGCGGGTTGGGAATGTTGGCCATTGGCGTCGGTGGAGCCGATGCGGGGGAAGTGATGGCGGGTCTTCCATGGGAGGTCCTCCATCCTAAACTCATCGGCGTGAAGTTAACCGGAAAGCTGAATGGCTGGGCTTCGCCAAAAGATGTCATTTTGTATATTTGTGGCCTTCTGACGGTGAAGGGTGGAACCAATAAGATCGTGGAGTATTTTGGCCCTGGTGCGGAAACCATCAGTGCGACAGGCAAGGGCACGATTACCAATATGGGGGCTGAGTTAGGTGCCACGACTTCTATTTTCCCGTTTGATGAAAAAATGGTGGCATACTTGAATATCACGGAGCGAGCTGACATTGCCAAATTGGCAGCAGCCAATCGGAGCATGTTGGTGGCAGACCCTGAGGTCTATCAGTCTCCGGAAAAATACTTTGATGAAATCGTCGAAATCGATCTGTCCACTCTTGAACCACATGTTGTGGGACCGCATACCCCTGATCTGGCACGACCCATCTCAAAAATGGCAGCGGAAGCCAAAGAAAAAGGTTACCCCGTTCAGTTAAAAGCGACTTTGGTTGGAAGCTGTACCAACTCTTCATATGAAGATATCGGTCGTGCGGCGCATATTGCCAAGCAAGGGTTACAAGCTGGGCTTAAAGCCAAAACGGCCTTTCTGGTCAGCCCGGGATCAGAACGGATTTACCACACCATGAAGCGGGAAGGATTTTTGGAGACGTTTGAAAGTATGGGGGCCACCGTCCTGGCAAATGCCTGTGGACCCTGCATTGGTCAATGGAAACGCGCGGATGCCGTGAAAGGAAAAGCCGACTCTATTGTCAGTACGTTTAACCGAAACTTTCCCGGGCGGAATGATGGGGTGAGTGAGACGTTATCCTTCCTGGCTAGTCCTGAAGTGGTCACGGCTTATGCGTTTTCAGGTGATCTAGGCTTTGATCCGATCAAGGGGACCTTGAAAACCGCAGATGGAAAAGACTTCAAATTTGAGGCGCCTCAGGGAGATGAATTGCCGGCCAAGGGTTTTGCTAAAGGGGAAGAAGGTTTGGTCCAACCTGCTGAGGATGGTTCGAAGCTTCAAGTGGACATTCCTCCTACCAGCGAGCGGTTGCAATTATTAAAGCCTTTTCCAAAATGGGATGGGAAAGATTTTGAAAAGTTGCCGCTATTAATTAAAACTAAAGGCAAGACCACAACGGATCATATTTCTCCAGCCGGTCCGTGGCTCAAATTCAGGGGACATTTGGACAAGATTAGCGACAACATGTTCCTTGGAGCCAACAATGCTTTTGCAGACGAGGCGGGCAAGGCCAATGACGTCTTAACCGGAGAGTCCGGTTTGACTCCTGCACAAGTTGCCAGAAGGTATAAAGAAAAAGGTTTGGGGTCGTTTGTGGTGGGTGATGAAAACTATGGGGAAGGGAGCAGCCGTGAGCATGCGGCGATGTCTCCACGATTTTTGGGTGTCCAAGCTGTCCTGACAAAAAGTTTTGCTCGCATTCATGAGACCAATCTCAAGAAGCAAGGCATTCTTGCACTGACATTTGCGGATCCGAAGGATTATGACCAAATTGAACAAGAAGACCGGATCAGTGTGAAGGGGTTAAGTGGACTTGCGCCAGGCAAACCGGTTCAGGTTGTTCTTCACAAGAAAAATGGTCAGGAAGTGGTCATTCAAGCCAATCATAGTATGACCGAACAGCAGATCACGTGGTTTAAGGCTGGTTCAGCATTGAATGCGTTAAATTAG
- a CDS encoding citrate/2-methylcitrate synthase yields the protein MSILATKDTHVVIQGGVAGVNAARRMAEFRYMIKQPLNVSAFVYPPDAGKTNEIICGTELIMIPIYKTVAEATANHPEINTSLVYIGADRAYAGTMEALNDPHIKTVSMITEGVPEKDAKLLGKHARKLGKTFNGPSSIGVVSAGECRLGVIGGAFDNLVACKLYRPGSFGVVTKSGGLSNEIIWICSQFADGITTAIGIGGDAYPGTDYVSYLEMFENDPQTKAVVIVGEMGGDLEERAAEWYGAKKRRIKLLAVVSGFCQESLPKGMKFGHAGAKEGLKGEGSARAKSEALKKAGAIVPDTFGALGPAIKATHEELLKSGQVKPIPDLAPADIPKLPKTVQESMKEGEVLVTPLIRSTISDDRGDEPLYQGYPASELINNGYDIPHIIGLLWDNRLVTKQEAEIIKRIIMLSADHGPCVSGALTTIIAACAGIGLSQAVAAGMIMIGPRFGGAVTDAGRWFKYAIDNKLSVDDFLVYMKKNVGPVPGIGHRVKSLKNPDKRVKELVGYVKSLGINTPHLDFALEVEKITAVKKDNLILNVDGTMAAAVLVDIGFPVDSLNGFFILSRTIGMIGHWTDQKRQGSRLIRLFDYLVNYASPKRREVPPLK from the coding sequence ATGAGTATTCTTGCAACGAAAGACACGCATGTCGTCATTCAAGGGGGGGTGGCCGGGGTGAATGCCGCTCGTCGTATGGCTGAGTTCCGGTACATGATAAAGCAACCATTGAATGTCTCTGCGTTCGTTTATCCCCCTGATGCGGGGAAGACTAACGAGATCATTTGTGGAACCGAGTTAATAATGATCCCCATTTATAAAACCGTCGCCGAAGCGACGGCCAACCACCCGGAAATTAACACGAGTCTGGTCTATATCGGAGCAGACCGGGCCTATGCCGGCACCATGGAAGCCCTGAATGACCCGCATATTAAAACGGTCTCCATGATTACCGAAGGGGTGCCGGAAAAAGATGCCAAACTTTTGGGAAAGCATGCCCGTAAGCTTGGGAAAACCTTTAATGGCCCTTCCTCAATTGGGGTAGTGTCGGCAGGAGAATGTCGCCTCGGAGTGATCGGGGGGGCGTTTGATAACTTGGTGGCGTGCAAGCTGTATCGTCCTGGTTCTTTCGGCGTGGTCACCAAGTCCGGAGGATTGTCGAACGAGATTATATGGATTTGTTCTCAATTTGCTGACGGCATCACGACGGCGATCGGTATCGGCGGTGATGCCTACCCGGGCACTGATTATGTCAGCTACCTGGAAATGTTTGAAAACGATCCGCAAACCAAGGCGGTGGTTATTGTCGGGGAAATGGGTGGAGATTTGGAAGAACGGGCTGCCGAATGGTACGGGGCCAAGAAACGCCGGATTAAATTACTCGCGGTCGTATCAGGGTTCTGTCAAGAGAGTCTTCCAAAGGGTATGAAATTCGGGCATGCCGGGGCGAAAGAAGGATTGAAAGGTGAGGGGTCTGCCCGGGCAAAGTCTGAAGCCCTGAAAAAGGCCGGCGCGATTGTGCCGGATACTTTTGGAGCTCTGGGGCCGGCCATCAAGGCCACCCATGAGGAGTTGCTTAAAAGCGGACAGGTCAAGCCCATTCCGGATTTGGCACCGGCGGACATACCGAAGCTCCCCAAAACGGTTCAAGAGAGCATGAAGGAAGGGGAAGTGCTGGTGACCCCCCTGATTCGTTCCACAATTAGTGACGATCGCGGTGATGAACCGCTGTATCAAGGTTATCCGGCTTCTGAACTGATCAATAACGGATATGACATTCCCCATATTATCGGCCTGCTATGGGACAATCGTCTTGTCACCAAACAGGAAGCCGAAATCATTAAACGCATTATCATGCTGTCTGCTGACCATGGCCCTTGCGTGAGTGGAGCCTTGACGACGATTATCGCCGCTTGTGCTGGAATCGGATTATCTCAAGCGGTCGCGGCCGGTATGATTATGATCGGTCCGCGCTTTGGTGGAGCGGTGACGGACGCGGGGCGGTGGTTCAAATACGCGATCGACAACAAACTTTCGGTCGATGATTTTCTCGTCTACATGAAAAAAAATGTGGGACCTGTTCCGGGAATCGGTCATCGAGTCAAAAGTTTGAAAAATCCGGATAAGCGGGTGAAGGAGTTGGTCGGGTACGTGAAAAGTTTGGGCATCAACACGCCCCACTTGGACTTTGCGTTAGAAGTTGAAAAAATTACCGCTGTCAAAAAAGATAATCTTATTCTCAATGTCGATGGAACCATGGCGGCGGCCGTGTTAGTCGATATCGGTTTTCCGGTTGATAGCCTCAATGGCTTCTTCATTTTATCGCGAACCATCGGAATGATTGGACATTGGACGGATCAAAAGCGGCAAGGGAGTCGGCTTATCCGATTATTTGACTATCTGGTAAATTATGCTTCCCCAAAGCGTCGCGAGGTGCCACCGTTAAAGTAG
- a CDS encoding ATP citrate lyase citrate-binding domain-containing protein has product MAKVLEGPGMGLLRKWGISTPNYAVVTSSEEFDQLSQVNDWLQKNKLVVKAHEALGSRFKLGLVKVGLDLAGAKAAVREMLGKQLETLTIKQVIVSEAVDHKEEYYAAAKSTRDGVDLLVATCGGIEVESNWDKVKQVSIETGETLSDSALSSLVKDAGFSGDTAAKMAEFLKKLYACFDNEDAQYLEVNPVVLSAQGELMALDAVTLLDGDAKFRHKDWTFPFAAEFGRAYTKNEEEVMAVDAKVKGSVKLIEIPGGNIAMLPAGGGASVYYSDAVVARGGKLANYAEYSGDPPDWAVEVLTEKVCSLPGIKHIIVGGAIANFTDVKKTFGGIINAFRKAKAEGKLEGVKIWVRRGGPNELQGLAAMRALQDEGFDIQVFDRKTPLTDIVDMAMAAK; this is encoded by the coding sequence ATGGCAAAAGTTCTTGAAGGCCCGGGAATGGGCTTATTGCGAAAATGGGGGATTTCTACTCCCAACTATGCTGTCGTGACCTCAAGTGAGGAGTTTGACCAATTATCTCAGGTCAATGATTGGCTCCAAAAAAATAAACTGGTAGTCAAAGCGCATGAAGCACTTGGCTCTCGTTTTAAATTGGGGTTAGTCAAAGTGGGCTTGGATTTAGCCGGGGCCAAAGCGGCTGTGCGGGAGATGCTTGGGAAACAACTGGAAACCCTGACGATTAAGCAGGTGATTGTTTCCGAGGCGGTTGATCACAAAGAAGAATATTATGCCGCGGCCAAATCGACGCGCGATGGGGTGGACCTCTTGGTGGCAACCTGTGGTGGGATCGAAGTGGAATCTAATTGGGATAAGGTCAAGCAGGTATCCATCGAAACCGGTGAGACCCTGTCGGATTCAGCGCTTTCCTCTCTGGTAAAGGATGCGGGGTTTTCCGGCGATACGGCCGCTAAAATGGCCGAATTTTTGAAGAAATTATATGCCTGTTTTGATAATGAAGATGCTCAATACCTAGAAGTGAATCCAGTTGTACTCAGTGCCCAGGGAGAACTTATGGCTCTGGATGCAGTGACCCTTTTGGACGGTGATGCCAAGTTCCGGCATAAGGACTGGACCTTTCCGTTTGCGGCTGAGTTTGGGCGTGCCTATACCAAAAATGAAGAAGAGGTCATGGCGGTTGATGCCAAGGTGAAAGGTTCAGTCAAGCTCATTGAGATTCCTGGTGGCAATATTGCGATGTTACCTGCAGGTGGTGGAGCCAGCGTTTATTATTCAGATGCGGTGGTGGCCCGTGGTGGCAAACTTGCGAATTATGCAGAATATTCAGGCGATCCACCTGACTGGGCAGTGGAAGTTCTGACGGAAAAAGTCTGCTCCTTGCCTGGTATCAAGCATATTATTGTGGGTGGAGCGATTGCGAATTTTACCGATGTCAAAAAGACCTTTGGTGGTATTATCAATGCGTTTCGAAAGGCTAAAGCGGAAGGCAAGCTCGAGGGTGTCAAGATTTGGGTGCGCCGGGGTGGTCCAAACGAATTGCAGGGATTAGCGGCCATGCGTGCGCTTCAGGATGAGGGTTTTGATATTCAGGTATTTGACCGCAAAACACCGTTAACGGACATTGTCGATATGGCCATGGCCGCAAAATAA
- a CDS encoding class I SAM-dependent methyltransferase: MSHVKIVTLPKIGVVPIVCKTKRDISRETPLDARDDESLGWGYWDRIWPSEVALSECLIHRFFPSKLQGVKVLEIGCGTGLAGVVATRLGAFTMFSDVVPITLEATKESCRLNHISNFDTCLLNWTEKIGPKKFLYDLVIGSEVFYEEGILTGISHILEQVLTPKGKAMFCDPNRLGLDTVEHEFKKKFIVAIEEVPLNWPSRKDAEVEKKGFLYQLSRRSQEAF; encoded by the coding sequence GTGAGTCATGTGAAAATTGTGACACTTCCCAAAATCGGGGTTGTTCCCATTGTCTGTAAGACCAAGCGAGACATCTCTAGGGAAACCCCACTAGATGCACGGGATGACGAATCCCTCGGATGGGGGTACTGGGATCGAATTTGGCCTTCTGAAGTGGCCTTATCAGAATGCCTCATTCATCGGTTTTTCCCATCAAAACTGCAAGGCGTCAAGGTTCTGGAAATCGGCTGCGGAACAGGGTTAGCCGGAGTGGTTGCTACCCGGCTCGGGGCATTCACCATGTTTTCAGATGTGGTGCCTATTACACTTGAAGCCACAAAGGAGTCCTGTCGCCTGAATCATATCAGCAATTTTGACACATGCTTGTTGAATTGGACGGAAAAGATTGGACCAAAAAAGTTTCTTTATGATTTGGTAATAGGCAGTGAAGTTTTTTATGAGGAAGGAATTCTAACCGGTATTTCTCATATACTTGAACAGGTGCTTACCCCAAAGGGGAAAGCCATGTTTTGTGATCCAAACAGACTGGGGCTCGATACGGTCGAACATGAGTTTAAAAAGAAATTTATTGTGGCAATAGAAGAAGTCCCGCTCAATTGGCCTTCCCGAAAAGATGCCGAAGTAGAAAAGAAGGGGTTTCTTTACCAATTAAGTCGCAGGAGTCAGGAGGCATTCTGA
- a CDS encoding NADP-dependent isocitrate dehydrogenase has translation MSVQPDIIYTKVDEAPELASGSFLPIIQSFAKAAGVTVGTKDISLAGRILAQFPDKLKPEQQQPDDLALLGELVEKPDANVIKLPNISASLPQIKGAIAELQSQGYAIPDYPEDPKNEEEKDIKAKYDKVKGSAVNPVLRQGNSDRRASASVKQYAKKNPHKMGKWTKDSKTHVAHMTTGDFFGNEKSVTINEKAAGKGKIEFVADDGSVTVVKDKLTLNKGDVLDASKMSCQALRQFFKEQVADAKQKDILWSLHLKATMMKVSDPIMFGHAVRAFFDDVFKKHEKTFAELGANPNNGLGDILAKIKNLPEAKKKEIESDIQDCLKNGPALAMVDSDKGITNLHVPSDIIIDASMAAALRTSGKMWGPDGKEHDMKAIIPDRSYAGIYQAVVDFCRENGEFNPSTMGSVPNVGLMAQKAEEYGSHDKTFESTGKGVVRVLDGAGNVLLQHDVEKGDIWRSCYTTDVAVKDWVKLAVNRARASSTPVVFWLNKNRAHDAQVIEKVNLYLKDHDTKGLDIQIMAPVDAMKHSLKRAKDGLDTISATGNVLRDYLTDLFPILELGTSAKMLSIVPLINGGGLFETGAGGSAPKHVQQFVKEGHLRWDSLGEFLALAESFAHLSQVKNNKKAKILADTLDKATGKLMDNRKAPGRELGQLDNAGSHVYEAMYWAQELAAQNDDQDLKKQFAPIAKELESKVDTILEEIKAAKGRAQDIGGYYRPDPTKVMTAMRPSATFNAILSRLA, from the coding sequence ATGAGTGTACAACCAGACATTATTTACACGAAAGTTGATGAAGCGCCTGAGCTGGCCAGCGGATCGTTTCTCCCAATTATTCAGTCATTTGCTAAAGCGGCAGGTGTGACCGTTGGCACCAAAGATATCTCCCTCGCGGGAAGAATTCTTGCGCAATTTCCTGACAAGCTCAAGCCTGAGCAACAACAGCCGGATGATCTGGCTCTATTAGGCGAACTCGTTGAAAAGCCGGATGCCAATGTCATTAAATTACCAAACATCAGTGCATCGCTCCCACAAATTAAGGGTGCGATTGCTGAATTACAATCTCAGGGCTATGCGATCCCTGACTATCCTGAAGATCCTAAAAACGAAGAAGAAAAAGACATTAAGGCCAAATATGACAAAGTGAAGGGAAGCGCGGTCAATCCGGTGCTGAGGCAGGGGAATTCCGATCGTCGGGCTTCAGCCTCGGTCAAACAATACGCCAAAAAGAACCCGCATAAAATGGGTAAATGGACAAAAGATTCCAAAACACACGTGGCGCACATGACGACCGGAGATTTTTTCGGCAATGAAAAGTCCGTAACCATCAACGAGAAAGCTGCCGGAAAGGGAAAAATTGAATTTGTGGCGGACGATGGTAGCGTTACCGTCGTGAAAGATAAATTAACCCTCAACAAGGGTGATGTATTGGATGCCAGCAAGATGAGTTGCCAGGCATTGCGTCAGTTCTTTAAAGAGCAGGTAGCAGATGCCAAACAGAAGGACATTTTGTGGTCGTTACACCTGAAGGCCACCATGATGAAAGTTTCGGATCCCATCATGTTTGGTCATGCGGTGAGGGCATTCTTCGACGATGTCTTTAAAAAGCATGAAAAAACGTTCGCTGAATTGGGCGCCAACCCGAATAACGGATTAGGTGACATCCTGGCCAAAATTAAAAATTTACCTGAGGCCAAAAAGAAGGAAATCGAGTCAGATATCCAGGACTGCCTCAAAAATGGACCGGCACTGGCGATGGTGGATTCCGACAAGGGCATTACCAACCTTCATGTGCCGAGTGACATCATCATTGATGCATCCATGGCGGCTGCACTGCGAACCTCAGGGAAAATGTGGGGACCTGATGGCAAAGAACATGACATGAAAGCCATCATTCCTGACCGGAGTTATGCCGGTATCTATCAGGCAGTGGTCGATTTTTGTCGCGAAAATGGCGAATTCAATCCGTCTACCATGGGTAGCGTCCCCAATGTGGGGTTAATGGCACAAAAAGCCGAAGAATACGGGTCACATGACAAGACATTTGAATCCACCGGGAAAGGCGTAGTCAGAGTGCTGGATGGAGCAGGGAATGTCTTGCTGCAACACGATGTTGAAAAAGGCGATATCTGGCGCAGTTGTTATACGACGGATGTTGCCGTTAAGGATTGGGTTAAGTTGGCTGTGAACCGGGCCAGGGCTTCTTCGACCCCGGTGGTATTCTGGCTCAATAAAAATCGGGCTCATGACGCCCAAGTCATTGAAAAAGTGAATCTTTACCTTAAGGATCACGATACCAAAGGGCTGGACATCCAAATTATGGCACCGGTGGATGCCATGAAGCACTCCCTCAAACGTGCAAAGGACGGCCTCGATACCATTTCGGCTACTGGAAATGTGCTTCGGGATTATCTCACTGACTTATTCCCCATTTTGGAGTTAGGGACGAGCGCCAAAATGCTGTCCATCGTTCCACTCATCAATGGTGGAGGTCTGTTTGAAACCGGAGCCGGAGGATCGGCCCCGAAGCATGTACAGCAGTTTGTCAAAGAAGGACATTTACGCTGGGATTCCCTCGGAGAGTTTCTCGCCTTAGCCGAGTCGTTTGCCCATTTGAGTCAAGTCAAAAACAACAAAAAAGCAAAAATTCTGGCGGACACTTTGGACAAGGCCACCGGAAAGCTTATGGACAACCGGAAGGCCCCAGGGCGTGAATTGGGGCAATTGGACAATGCGGGAAGTCATGTGTACGAGGCCATGTACTGGGCGCAAGAACTCGCCGCACAGAATGATGATCAGGACTTAAAAAAGCAATTTGCCCCGATCGCAAAAGAGTTGGAGTCCAAAGTCGATACAATTCTTGAAGAGATTAAAGCGGCAAAGGGACGGGCTCAGGATATTGGCGGGTATTATCGTCCCGATCCAACCAAGGTGATGACCGCCATGCGTCCCAGCGCGACTTTCAATGCCATCTTAAGTCGCTTAGCCTAG
- a CDS encoding pilus assembly PilX N-terminal domain-containing protein, translated as MTGFNSKEGIRPYHNSMGGALITALLLVAFSTIMGATILFATSTDLQISGNFRRAMATFYAAEAGIAETAVRLGGSSLSNPGYLGDPSPILQANWSAYVLSLPEWKPQYDTEYSEVFTNYFPLSGNSTNTAVRPNSVQSILPYWTKIRHKTEYDAERAGHSSLTPHYQDGDGISATHSINNRGSLVFFGFASESELVPTSFTSVNPTPYSPIEIIISQGQAEGATSLIQVEVAHPSGPPLLAAVYAKNQVVFAGGTTAVEGFDNCGILAAGRPPVQLGPAGALAGTATFTGNPPTPQVGSEFLDLVKALESLKGGAQVISADLVGVNLGAPGHPALLYAESLAGGFPSRLAVQNLYGYGILLVAGNLSISAPFHWEGLIIVSGQVTFDGGIGSSVIQGALLAEQVQILNGEVKMTLDTCPIAASLRVLPVKTLSWQQLL; from the coding sequence ATGACCGGATTCAATAGCAAGGAAGGAATAAGGCCTTATCACAATTCCATGGGTGGAGCGCTCATTACAGCCTTGTTATTGGTCGCTTTTTCTACAATTATGGGTGCGACGATTTTGTTTGCCACGTCCACCGACCTACAAATCAGTGGAAATTTCCGAAGGGCGATGGCTACGTTCTATGCCGCAGAGGCGGGCATCGCAGAAACCGCCGTTCGTTTGGGTGGATCTTCCTTATCAAATCCAGGGTATCTCGGCGATCCTTCTCCCATCCTGCAAGCAAATTGGTCCGCCTATGTGTTGTCTTTGCCTGAGTGGAAACCACAGTATGATACGGAATATTCAGAGGTTTTCACCAACTATTTTCCTTTGAGTGGAAATTCTACGAATACGGCAGTTCGTCCCAATAGTGTGCAATCTATTCTCCCTTACTGGACTAAAATTCGTCATAAAACCGAGTATGATGCGGAACGGGCGGGACACAGTTCTCTGACCCCTCACTATCAAGATGGTGATGGAATTAGCGCGACGCATTCAATAAATAACCGAGGCAGCCTGGTCTTCTTTGGATTTGCATCAGAAAGTGAACTCGTCCCCACCTCATTTACGTCAGTAAATCCCACTCCATATTCCCCAATCGAAATCATCATCAGCCAGGGTCAGGCAGAAGGTGCCACGTCCCTGATTCAAGTGGAGGTTGCACACCCGTCTGGGCCGCCATTGTTGGCCGCCGTATATGCGAAAAATCAGGTCGTATTTGCTGGCGGAACCACAGCCGTAGAAGGATTTGATAATTGTGGGATCCTGGCGGCAGGCCGGCCCCCGGTGCAGTTGGGCCCTGCAGGTGCGTTGGCAGGAACCGCGACTTTCACAGGGAATCCTCCGACGCCACAAGTGGGATCGGAATTCCTGGATTTAGTCAAGGCTTTAGAGAGCCTTAAGGGAGGCGCTCAGGTCATTTCAGCAGATCTGGTCGGTGTGAATCTTGGGGCGCCTGGGCATCCTGCCCTGTTGTATGCCGAATCGCTTGCAGGGGGATTTCCGAGCCGCCTTGCCGTTCAGAATCTCTATGGATATGGCATACTTTTGGTAGCGGGAAATCTTAGCATTTCCGCGCCATTTCATTGGGAAGGGCTTATCATTGTCTCTGGGCAAGTGACGTTTGATGGTGGAATTGGGAGTTCAGTCATTCAGGGTGCCCTCTTGGCGGAACAGGTACAGATACTGAATGGCGAGGTGAAGATGACTCTGGATACCTGTCCGATCGCCGCGTCCCTTCGAGTGCTTCCGGTTAAGACTCTCAGTTGGCAACAACTTCTCTAG
- a CDS encoding PilW family protein — MPHVSIGSPKGYTLVEVVVALSLSLLTVSVVYALYIQELKAQVVREQILDMQQQARVVVDLVTREILMAGYDPRGVNRDSDLTNDFEGITYDPQKLSIKADINGNGITSDANESIVFVYDASTHLLRRNTGGGNQPFGEDIEAFGIDYLDQAGNPTTDSKAIRQVRISVTARTSQPDPQYAKNGGYRTVTLHSRITMRNVQS, encoded by the coding sequence ATGCCACATGTTTCGATAGGGTCCCCTAAGGGGTATACCCTCGTTGAGGTCGTGGTGGCCCTGAGCTTGAGTCTCCTGACAGTGAGCGTGGTCTATGCTCTGTATATTCAAGAACTCAAAGCCCAGGTTGTGCGAGAGCAAATCCTGGACATGCAGCAACAGGCTCGCGTGGTGGTGGATTTGGTGACCAGGGAAATCCTGATGGCCGGTTATGATCCTCGCGGAGTGAATCGTGATTCCGATCTTACTAATGATTTTGAGGGCATTACGTATGATCCCCAAAAGCTCTCAATCAAGGCTGACATAAATGGTAATGGCATCACCAGTGATGCCAATGAATCGATTGTCTTTGTCTATGATGCCTCGACCCACCTGCTCCGGCGAAATACCGGTGGAGGAAATCAACCGTTTGGTGAGGATATTGAAGCGTTTGGCATAGATTATCTTGATCAGGCTGGGAACCCGACCACAGATTCCAAAGCCATTCGACAAGTGAGAATTTCGGTGACAGCCAGAACGTCACAGCCTGATCCACAGTATGCCAAAAACGGTGGATATCGAACGGTGACTCTCCATTCCCGAATCACGATGAGAAATGTCCAATCATGA